The Deltaproteobacteria bacterium HGW-Deltaproteobacteria-6 genome has a segment encoding these proteins:
- a CDS encoding 4Fe-4S ferredoxin, translating into MKRKIIRIDEEKCTGCGLCVPGCHEEAIKIIDGKARLVNDVFCDGLGACLGECPEGALTLEEREADPFDEKLVAETIAGKKRDGVLPHHGQSPSKNLNVMIPAGGCPGSAHAVFERKAPAASGQAQPGDQPSELTHWPIQLHLVNPAADFFRGKDVVLAADCVAFAAGDFHSRFLKGKTLAIACPKLDEGQDEYIEKIRRMADEAKINTLTVVIMQVPCCRGLMQIAQAALQKATRKVPLKAVVVSIQGDVLSEEWL; encoded by the coding sequence ATGAAGCGTAAAATCATCAGAATCGATGAAGAAAAGTGCACCGGCTGCGGTTTGTGTGTGCCGGGCTGTCATGAAGAGGCGATAAAAATCATCGACGGCAAAGCCCGTCTGGTGAACGATGTTTTTTGCGACGGGCTGGGGGCCTGTCTCGGTGAATGCCCCGAAGGCGCTTTGACTCTCGAAGAGCGTGAAGCCGATCCTTTTGATGAAAAACTGGTTGCCGAAACCATTGCCGGCAAAAAACGCGATGGCGTTTTGCCGCATCATGGTCAATCACCTTCCAAAAATCTTAATGTCATGATTCCCGCAGGCGGCTGCCCCGGTTCGGCTCACGCCGTATTTGAACGAAAGGCGCCGGCCGCTTCCGGCCAGGCGCAGCCAGGCGATCAACCATCCGAACTGACCCACTGGCCGATTCAACTGCATCTGGTCAATCCTGCGGCCGATTTTTTTCGCGGTAAAGATGTGGTGCTGGCCGCGGACTGCGTGGCTTTTGCCGCGGGTGATTTTCATTCCCGTTTTCTGAAAGGCAAGACGCTGGCCATCGCCTGTCCCAAGCTTGATGAGGGGCAGGATGAGTATATTGAAAAAATCCGCCGGATGGCGGATGAGGCCAAAATCAATACACTGACGGTGGTTATTATGCAGGTGCCCTGCTGCCGGGGGCTGATGCAGATTGCCCAGGCCGCCCTGCAAAAGGCGACAAGAAAAGTGCCGTTGAAAGCGGTTGTCGTCAGCATCCAGGGCGACGTGCTTTCTGAAGAATGGCTCTAG
- a CDS encoding aromatic ring hydroxylase encodes MRSKKDYINGLSTMKRNLYYDGQLIDRTDELQMRCLNTIGTTYDEAEKPENQDLMTAVSHLTGERINRFTHIHQNKEDLHRKQDMTRMLCQKVGGCIQRCMGIDASNAIYNVSYEADKMNNGATQYHENFKKWLTRFQQEDLIACCAQTDVKGDRMLRPADQPNPGSYVYIKERLKDGIVVEGCKVHISEASVADEVLVVPTRALRAEDKNYAVAFAIPGDWDGLKQVLTIHTLREREHFQRGFMEGSTDSYMIFENCFIPWERVFLAGEWQQGGINALLFALFHRHSYSGCKPAIGDIILGMAALAAEANNIQKAEHVREKLAEIIMVTELGYAAGYTASDLGGPKVFMPGRGFVPYGPGSYIPHSIYCNVGRCLSGEAVWRESEILCDISGGVTATFPHEKDFLNPETGPELLKYTKRSPKMSAEDQAQFWRYLGDKLCSATGGVRNIGAYHGGGSPIMEQIAITTQYDIASRKKLVKYIAGMSGGDREALSQSVMKAK; translated from the coding sequence ATGAGATCAAAAAAAGATTATATCAACGGGCTTTCCACAATGAAGCGCAACCTTTATTATGACGGTCAGTTGATCGACCGCACCGATGAACTGCAGATGCGGTGTCTCAACACCATCGGCACCACCTACGACGAAGCGGAAAAACCGGAAAACCAGGATTTGATGACGGCCGTTTCGCATCTGACGGGGGAACGCATCAACCGTTTTACCCATATCCACCAAAACAAGGAAGACCTGCATCGCAAGCAGGATATGACGCGCATGCTCTGCCAGAAGGTCGGAGGCTGTATTCAGCGCTGCATGGGTATCGATGCCTCCAATGCGATCTATAATGTCTCGTATGAGGCGGACAAAATGAACAATGGCGCGACGCAATATCACGAAAACTTCAAAAAATGGCTGACCCGTTTCCAGCAGGAAGATCTGATTGCCTGCTGTGCGCAGACTGATGTCAAAGGCGACCGGATGCTGCGTCCGGCGGATCAGCCCAATCCCGGTTCTTATGTTTACATCAAAGAGCGGCTGAAGGACGGGATTGTTGTAGAAGGCTGTAAAGTCCATATCTCCGAAGCCTCCGTGGCGGACGAAGTTTTGGTTGTGCCGACCCGCGCGCTCCGGGCAGAAGATAAAAACTATGCGGTGGCTTTTGCCATTCCCGGTGACTGGGATGGTTTGAAACAGGTGCTGACCATCCATACCCTGCGGGAACGGGAACATTTCCAGCGCGGATTTATGGAGGGTTCAACGGATTCTTACATGATTTTTGAAAACTGCTTCATTCCCTGGGAGCGGGTTTTCCTGGCCGGCGAATGGCAGCAAGGCGGCATCAATGCATTGCTCTTCGCCTTGTTTCACCGCCATTCCTACTCGGGCTGCAAACCGGCCATCGGCGATATCATTCTGGGCATGGCGGCGCTTGCCGCGGAGGCGAATAACATCCAGAAAGCTGAACACGTGCGGGAAAAACTGGCGGAGATCATTATGGTGACGGAACTCGGCTATGCCGCGGGCTACACGGCATCCGATCTGGGCGGCCCGAAGGTTTTCATGCCCGGCAGGGGCTTTGTTCCCTACGGCCCGGGTTCATACATTCCGCATTCCATTTATTGCAACGTCGGCCGGTGCCTTTCCGGCGAAGCGGTCTGGCGCGAATCGGAAATCCTCTGCGACATATCCGGCGGTGTCACGGCCACCTTCCCGCATGAGAAGGATTTCCTCAATCCCGAAACCGGTCCCGAGCTTCTGAAATATACCAAACGCAGTCCCAAAATGTCGGCCGAGGATCAGGCCCAGTTCTGGAGATACCTGGGGGACAAGCTATGCTCGGCCACGGGCGGTGTCCGTAATATCGGCGCGTATCATGGCGGTGGTTCGCCCATCATGGAGCAGATTGCCATTACAACACAATACGATATTGCATCGCGTAAGAAACTGGTGAAATACATTGCCGGGATGAGCGGAGGAGACCGCGAAGCACTCAGTCAAAGCGTCATGAAAGCAAAGTAA
- a CDS encoding GNAT family N-acetyltransferase: MAYPIRTGTKADIDLLVLLIQDSFLDVAERFGLTPQNSPTHPSNCRPEWLLREINRGVTFYILENDGQPVGCAALEKINDEVCYLERLAVLPKERRKGFGEALVKHVLTNARLLHAHRVQIGIIAEHQELHDWYEKLGFEDMESKKFPQLAFLVTFMSYYFLPGRGNGSAPSG; this comes from the coding sequence ATGGCATATCCTATTCGCACCGGTACGAAAGCGGACATCGATCTTCTCGTTTTGCTCATCCAGGATTCTTTTCTGGATGTAGCCGAACGATTCGGACTGACGCCGCAAAACAGCCCGACTCATCCTTCCAATTGCCGCCCCGAATGGCTGCTCCGCGAAATCAATCGCGGCGTTACATTTTATATTCTGGAAAACGACGGCCAGCCGGTCGGCTGTGCCGCTCTGGAAAAAATAAATGATGAGGTCTGTTATCTGGAGCGCCTTGCCGTACTGCCCAAGGAGCGTAGAAAAGGGTTTGGCGAAGCGCTGGTGAAGCATGTCCTGACCAATGCCCGGCTTCTTCATGCCCATCGCGTGCAAATTGGCATTATTGCCGAGCATCAGGAATTGCACGACTGGTACGAAAAGCTGGGGTTTGAAGATATGGAGAGCAAAAAATTCCCCCAGCTTGCTTTCCTGGTTACCTTTATGTCTTACTATTTTTTACCCGGACGAGGTAATGGATCCGCCCCATCCGGGTAA
- a CDS encoding NAD(P)H dehydrogenase, with protein sequence MKISVILAHPDPASFNHAIAQTAVETLQTNGHAVFFHDLCQENFDPLLGQEEIVKDSSLPEIIREHCQEIAMADGIIIVHPNWWGQPPAILKGWVDRVIRPGVAYEFLEGDSGEGIPHGLLKAKAALVFNTSNTESAREKNVFGDPLETIWKNCIFGLCGVAGFHRRMFNVMATSSEARRKIWLNDVKKDIEKLFPK encoded by the coding sequence GTGAAGATCTCAGTAATTCTCGCGCATCCCGATCCCGCCAGTTTCAATCACGCCATTGCACAAACGGCAGTTGAGACGTTACAGACAAACGGCCATGCTGTTTTCTTTCACGATCTCTGTCAGGAAAACTTCGATCCGCTGCTGGGCCAGGAAGAAATAGTAAAAGATTCCTCTTTACCCGAAATTATCCGTGAGCACTGTCAGGAAATTGCCATGGCGGACGGCATTATCATTGTGCACCCCAACTGGTGGGGACAGCCTCCGGCCATTCTCAAGGGCTGGGTGGATCGCGTGATCCGTCCCGGTGTTGCTTATGAGTTTCTGGAAGGTGACTCGGGAGAAGGAATCCCCCACGGTTTGCTTAAGGCCAAAGCGGCACTGGTTTTCAACACATCCAATACGGAATCGGCAAGAGAGAAAAACGTTTTCGGCGATCCGCTGGAGACGATCTGGAAAAACTGTATTTTCGGCCTTTGCGGCGTTGCCGGCTTTCACCGCCGGATGTTCAATGTCATGGCGACCAGCTCGGAAGCCCGGCGCAAAATCTGGTTGAATGATGTCAAAAAGGATATTGAGAAACTTTTTCCCAAGTAA
- a CDS encoding alanine--tRNA ligase, with amino-acid sequence MVKTGDAIRESFIKFFESKGHTRVASSSLIPKDDPTLLFTNAGMVQFKNAFLGLENRGYTRAVTCQKCARAGGKHNDLENVGVTARHHTFFEMLGNFSFGDYFKEEAIAWAWEYLIDVVKLPKEKLWVTIFENDDEAFRIWHEKMKVPKDRIVRMGEKSNFWMMGETGPCGPCSEILYDQGEGTGCGRPECDVYCDCDRHLEIWNNVFTQFDRDETGKLTPLAKPSIDTGMGLERLTAVIQGVKSNYDTDLFTPIIRFVEKTSGKTYGKNADNDVSIRVIADHSRAVTFLIGDGIMPANDGRGYVLRRILRRAARHGKMLGINKPFLNESAQVVIDMMKDTYPDLVEKASFITKVILNEEQRFMETLDAGLRILQEETAALKNAGKNVLPGALIFKLYDTFGFPTDLTADIVKHDGLTLDNEGFEAEMEQQRERARGAWKGSGEEAVAECYLKASSSGIVTEFCGYDTASKDAARVTAIFVDGKPADLAREGQQAEIVLDATPFYGESGGQAGDTGYLEGQNFNFTVLDTKKPIDKFFVHKGIVRAGEIKIGSPAKLVIDQARRKAIAANHSGTHILQAALKAVLGDHIKQSGSQVTPERLRFDFTHFSKISDEEMQRVEDIANDIIRRNLDVQTEVCALEDALKTGATAVFDEKYGATVRIVKMGEMSMELCGGTHVQRTGDIGLLKVLHESAIAAGVRRIEAVTGKEALAHLQNAESELKRTAGLFKAGSLEVYDRTEKLLKHVRDLEKEIEALKGNIAAKDSGDLMSQAKEINGVKVLAAEVNIADAKTLRDFGDKLRDKMASGIILLGSRADDKALLLCMVTKDLASKFHAGNIIKELAPLVGGKGGGRPDMAQAGGTQPENLSKVFPELEKLLTK; translated from the coding sequence ATGGTTAAAACGGGCGATGCGATACGGGAGAGTTTTATAAAATTTTTTGAGAGCAAAGGGCATACACGGGTTGCGAGTTCATCGCTCATTCCTAAAGACGATCCCACACTGCTTTTCACCAATGCGGGCATGGTGCAGTTTAAAAACGCGTTTTTGGGGCTGGAAAACCGCGGCTATACGCGGGCCGTCACCTGCCAGAAATGCGCGCGCGCCGGCGGCAAACATAACGATCTGGAAAATGTCGGCGTCACCGCACGCCATCACACTTTTTTTGAAATGCTGGGTAATTTTTCCTTCGGTGATTATTTCAAAGAGGAAGCCATCGCCTGGGCATGGGAATATCTGATTGATGTTGTGAAACTGCCCAAAGAAAAGCTCTGGGTGACCATTTTTGAAAATGACGACGAGGCTTTCCGGATCTGGCATGAAAAAATGAAAGTGCCCAAAGACCGCATCGTCCGCATGGGTGAAAAAAGCAATTTCTGGATGATGGGCGAAACCGGCCCCTGCGGCCCCTGCTCGGAAATTCTCTATGATCAGGGCGAAGGCACGGGCTGCGGCCGACCCGAATGCGATGTATACTGCGACTGCGACCGCCATCTGGAAATCTGGAACAATGTTTTCACGCAATTTGATCGCGATGAAACAGGCAAGCTGACGCCGCTGGCCAAGCCCAGTATTGATACCGGCATGGGCCTGGAGCGCCTCACCGCCGTCATTCAGGGCGTTAAAAGCAATTATGATACCGATCTGTTTACGCCGATCATCCGCTTTGTGGAAAAAACTTCCGGCAAAACCTACGGCAAGAACGCGGACAACGATGTCTCCATCCGGGTCATTGCCGATCACAGCCGGGCCGTAACATTTTTAATCGGCGACGGCATTATGCCCGCAAACGATGGACGCGGCTATGTGCTGAGAAGAATCCTGCGCCGCGCCGCCCGTCACGGCAAAATGCTGGGCATCAACAAACCGTTTTTGAATGAAAGCGCCCAGGTCGTCATCGATATGATGAAGGACACTTATCCCGATCTGGTGGAAAAAGCTTCCTTCATTACCAAAGTCATTCTCAATGAAGAGCAGCGTTTTATGGAAACGCTCGACGCGGGCCTGCGCATTTTACAGGAAGAAACAGCAGCTTTGAAAAATGCGGGGAAGAACGTTCTGCCCGGCGCGCTGATCTTCAAACTCTACGACACCTTCGGTTTCCCAACGGATTTAACGGCGGATATCGTCAAACACGACGGCCTGACGCTGGATAACGAAGGCTTTGAAGCCGAGATGGAACAACAGCGGGAACGCGCGCGCGGCGCCTGGAAGGGCAGCGGCGAAGAAGCCGTGGCTGAATGCTACCTCAAAGCATCGAGTTCCGGCATCGTCACCGAGTTCTGCGGCTATGATACGGCAAGCAAAGACGCAGCCCGCGTGACGGCTATTTTTGTGGACGGCAAACCTGCGGATTTGGCGCGCGAAGGCCAGCAGGCGGAAATCGTTCTGGATGCAACGCCGTTTTACGGTGAGTCCGGCGGACAGGCGGGTGACACAGGATATCTGGAAGGCCAGAATTTTAATTTTACCGTTCTGGACACGAAAAAACCCATCGACAAATTTTTCGTGCATAAAGGCATTGTCCGCGCAGGCGAAATAAAAATCGGTTCACCAGCAAAGCTGGTGATCGATCAGGCAAGACGAAAAGCCATTGCCGCCAATCATTCCGGCACACACATTTTACAGGCCGCGCTCAAAGCGGTTCTGGGGGATCACATCAAACAATCCGGGTCGCAGGTTACTCCCGAACGCCTGCGTTTTGACTTTACCCATTTCTCCAAAATCAGCGATGAGGAAATGCAGCGGGTGGAAGACATTGCCAATGACATCATTCGCCGCAATCTGGACGTCCAGACGGAAGTCTGCGCGCTGGAAGACGCCCTAAAAACGGGCGCAACGGCCGTCTTTGATGAAAAATACGGCGCGACGGTCCGCATCGTGAAAATGGGCGAGATGAGCATGGAGCTTTGCGGCGGCACGCACGTACAGCGTACCGGCGATATCGGTTTGCTGAAAGTGCTTCACGAATCAGCCATTGCGGCAGGTGTGCGCCGGATCGAAGCCGTCACCGGGAAGGAAGCGCTCGCGCATTTGCAGAATGCCGAATCAGAATTAAAACGCACGGCGGGATTGTTCAAAGCAGGCTCCCTGGAAGTTTATGACCGCACTGAAAAATTACTCAAGCACGTCAGGGATCTGGAAAAAGAAATCGAAGCCCTGAAAGGAAACATCGCCGCCAAGGATTCCGGCGATTTGATGAGTCAGGCAAAGGAAATTAACGGCGTGAAAGTGCTCGCGGCCGAAGTGAACATTGCCGATGCCAAGACCCTGCGCGACTTCGGCGACAAGCTGCGCGATAAAATGGCGTCCGGCATCATTCTTCTGGGCAGCAGGGCCGATGATAAGGCATTGCTCCTGTGCATGGTCACCAAAGACCTGGCTTCGAAATTCCATGCCGGCAACATCATCAAGGAACTCGCCCCGCTCGTCGGCGGCAAAGGCGGTGGCCGCCCCGACATGGCCCAGGCCGGCGGCACCCAGCCGGAGAATTTGAGCAAAGTATTCCCGGAACTGGAAAAGCTGCTGACGAAGTAG
- the recA gene encoding recombinase RecA yields the protein MCADMDRSKAVDLAITQIERQFGKGSIMKLGSSERVADVPAISTGSLSLDIALGTFGVPRGRVIEIYGPESGGKTTLALHVVAEAQKKGGIAAYIDAEHALDVTYAKNIGVNTDELLISQPDTGEQALEIAETLVRSGALDVLVVDSVAALVPKAELEGEMGDAQMGLQARLMSQALRKLTGSISKSKTTVIFINQLRMKIGVFFGNPETTTGGNALKFYSSQRLDIRKMTSIKNGQDVIGFRTKVKVVKNKMAPPFREAEFDIIFGEGISREGDVLDLAASNGIIEKSGAWYSYKGDRLGQGRDNSRVFLKENPDVMTAIENDVRNKLGIVARDQEE from the coding sequence ATGTGTGCAGATATGGACAGATCAAAAGCAGTGGATTTGGCGATCACGCAGATTGAAAGACAGTTCGGCAAGGGTTCGATTATGAAGCTGGGCAGCTCGGAGCGGGTGGCCGATGTTCCGGCCATATCCACCGGGTCGCTGAGCCTTGATATAGCACTGGGAACGTTCGGCGTTCCGCGCGGCCGCGTCATCGAAATTTACGGACCGGAATCCGGCGGTAAAACCACGCTGGCATTGCACGTTGTTGCGGAAGCCCAGAAAAAGGGTGGTATTGCCGCTTATATCGACGCGGAACATGCGCTGGATGTCACTTATGCCAAAAATATCGGTGTGAATACCGACGAACTCCTGATTTCGCAGCCGGACACAGGTGAACAGGCCCTGGAAATCGCCGAGACACTGGTGAGGAGCGGCGCCCTTGATGTTCTGGTGGTTGACTCCGTGGCAGCGCTGGTTCCCAAGGCCGAGCTGGAAGGCGAAATGGGCGACGCCCAGATGGGACTTCAGGCCAGGTTGATGTCGCAGGCCCTGCGCAAGCTTACCGGCAGCATCAGCAAATCCAAGACAACCGTCATTTTCATCAATCAGCTGCGCATGAAAATCGGCGTTTTCTTCGGTAATCCCGAAACCACCACCGGCGGCAACGCGCTGAAGTTTTATTCGTCGCAGCGCCTGGATATCCGCAAGATGACCTCCATCAAAAATGGCCAGGATGTCATCGGCTTCCGGACCAAAGTGAAGGTCGTGAAAAACAAAATGGCTCCTCCTTTCCGGGAAGCGGAATTCGACATCATCTTCGGCGAAGGCATCTCGCGCGAAGGCGATGTGCTCGATCTGGCGGCATCAAACGGTATCATTGAAAAAAGCGGCGCCTGGTATTCCTACAAGGGCGACCGGCTGGGACAGGGACGCGATAATTCAAGGGTTTTCCTGAAAGAAAATCCCGATGTTATGACGGCTATCGAAAACGATGTCCGTAACAAACTGGGCATTGTAGCCAGGGATCAGGAAGAATAG
- a CDS encoding RNA 2',3'-cyclic phosphodiesterase: MMPAEKNIRAFLAIEPPEDILQAMVRLQEKLKREISGKLSWTRPQGQHLTLKFFGDISTEDVKNISAAVQNRVAPKLSLHLKIEKPGVFPDARKPRVLWCGASGDVEKLSALRKQLDGDFAAIGFPEEDRPFRAHLTLARIKDPHGLTGLGEALTKHSAFAAGEFTCNELILFQSKLTPQGAIYTRLAAFPPAG, from the coding sequence TTGATGCCCGCTGAAAAAAACATTCGAGCTTTTCTGGCCATTGAACCACCGGAAGATATTTTGCAGGCGATGGTTCGGCTGCAGGAAAAATTAAAGCGGGAGATCAGCGGCAAGCTGAGCTGGACAAGGCCGCAGGGACAGCATCTCACGTTAAAGTTTTTCGGCGATATTTCAACGGAAGATGTAAAAAATATCTCTGCCGCCGTGCAAAACAGGGTGGCGCCAAAATTGTCCTTGCATCTGAAAATTGAAAAGCCGGGCGTATTCCCGGATGCCCGAAAGCCCAGGGTTCTCTGGTGCGGCGCGTCGGGCGATGTGGAAAAGCTCTCCGCCCTCCGGAAGCAACTGGATGGTGATTTTGCGGCTATCGGGTTTCCCGAGGAAGACCGGCCTTTCCGGGCGCATCTGACGCTGGCCCGCATTAAAGATCCACACGGGCTGACGGGGCTAGGCGAGGCTTTAACCAAACACAGCGCTTTTGCCGCCGGAGAATTTACCTGCAATGAATTGATTCTGTTTCAAAGCAAACTGACTCCGCAGGGAGCAATTTATACCAGGCTGGCAGCATTTCCGCCAGCCGGATAA
- a CDS encoding competence/damage-inducible protein A: MKIGILTIGNELMNGRTADTNSSFIAREISLQGWQVETMMSVGDDFEIIKTRLHYLLTFTDAVICTGGLGPTADDITTAAVAKAFGLPLHTDEKVLARLKEIFVQYNLCWTENNAKQALFPAGAEVIPNPVGTAAGFALPVKDKLVFVIPGVPSETHRMLPEGVIPLLRRHFPQPVGHIVKQTIKTFGLSEAAVDEKLADFNFEALGISVGFYPVFPENHLVLIARADSEEQANKNLQEAINGVTTRLSDCIFSYSEQTLEEIIAAALTRKKLTIAVAESCTGGIIANRLTDVSGSSVYFDRGLITYSNEAKISLLGVPAYIIEKHGAVSEETARLMAEGVRKLAGTDLGLAATGIAGPTGGSKEKPVGTVYLALADANDTVCRHYRFRWDRKRNKLVSSETALMMLKNYLQEKK, translated from the coding sequence ATGAAAATCGGGATTCTAACCATCGGCAACGAATTAATGAACGGGCGCACCGCCGACACAAACTCGTCCTTCATCGCGCGGGAAATCAGCCTGCAGGGCTGGCAGGTGGAAACGATGATGTCGGTCGGCGACGATTTTGAAATTATCAAAACCCGCTTGCATTATCTTTTAACTTTTACGGACGCGGTGATCTGCACCGGAGGCCTGGGGCCGACAGCCGATGATATCACGACGGCCGCGGTCGCCAAAGCGTTTGGCCTCCCGCTGCACACGGATGAAAAAGTTCTGGCCAGGCTGAAAGAAATATTTGTTCAGTATAACCTGTGCTGGACGGAAAACAACGCCAAACAGGCCCTGTTTCCCGCGGGCGCGGAAGTCATTCCCAATCCCGTCGGCACCGCCGCGGGATTCGCGCTCCCGGTGAAGGACAAACTGGTTTTTGTCATTCCCGGCGTTCCGTCTGAAACGCACCGGATGCTGCCCGAAGGCGTTATTCCCTTATTGCGGAGGCATTTCCCGCAGCCGGTCGGGCACATCGTCAAGCAGACCATTAAAACATTCGGCCTTTCCGAGGCGGCGGTGGATGAAAAACTGGCCGATTTTAATTTTGAAGCTCTCGGCATCAGCGTCGGTTTCTATCCCGTCTTCCCTGAAAATCATCTGGTGCTGATTGCGCGTGCCGACTCCGAAGAACAAGCAAACAAAAATTTGCAGGAGGCCATTAATGGCGTAACGACGCGCCTCTCCGATTGTATTTTTTCTTACAGCGAACAGACACTCGAAGAAATTATCGCCGCGGCACTCACCCGGAAGAAGCTGACCATTGCCGTGGCCGAATCCTGCACGGGAGGAATCATCGCCAATCGCCTCACCGATGTTTCCGGAAGTTCCGTTTACTTTGACCGTGGCCTCATCACTTACAGCAATGAAGCCAAAATCAGCCTGCTTGGTGTTCCCGCCTACATCATTGAAAAGCATGGCGCCGTGAGCGAAGAAACGGCGCGCCTGATGGCCGAAGGCGTCCGCAAGCTTGCGGGAACCGATCTGGGCCTGGCCGCAACCGGCATTGCGGGACCCACCGGCGGAAGCAAGGAAAAGCCGGTCGGCACGGTTTATCTGGCGCTGGCTGACGCAAACGATACCGTTTGCCGTCATTACCGGTTCCGCTGGGACCGCAAAAGAAACAAACTGGTTTCTTCCGAGACGGCCCTCATGATGCTGAAAAACTATTTACAGGAGAAAAAATAG
- a CDS encoding phosphatidylglycerophosphatase A: MSVAVARKDQIIKILATGFGSGLSPVAPGTAGTLIGILICLCSYPLSDPFRLLFVVAISAASIYVAGQAETLFGKKDDQRIVIDEIAGLQVTMLPVAITGLHLCAAFVLFRIFDIWKPFPVNRLHKLPGGWGVVADDLGAGVCGGAILLLLTYLFKF, encoded by the coding sequence ATCAGCGTGGCGGTCGCAAGAAAAGATCAAATTATTAAAATACTGGCAACGGGCTTCGGTTCGGGCTTGTCACCTGTCGCGCCGGGAACGGCAGGCACGCTGATCGGCATTTTGATTTGTCTTTGCTCTTACCCTCTGTCCGACCCTTTTCGCTTGCTCTTTGTCGTGGCCATATCGGCTGCCTCTATTTATGTAGCCGGGCAGGCGGAAACTCTTTTCGGAAAAAAAGACGATCAGCGGATCGTGATTGATGAAATCGCCGGCTTGCAGGTCACCATGCTGCCCGTGGCCATTACCGGATTGCATCTTTGTGCGGCGTTTGTGCTTTTCCGGATTTTTGATATCTGGAAGCCTTTTCCGGTAAATCGCCTTCATAAGTTACCCGGTGGCTGGGGCGTGGTGGCCGATGATCTCGGCGCGGGTGTTTGCGGCGGAGCAATATTGTTATTGTTAACCTATTTATTTAAATTTTAA
- the mobB gene encoding molybdopterin-guanine dinucleotide biosynthesis protein B has translation MTIPIVSIVGKSNSGKTTLLEKIISDLVGRGYRVATIKHNKHGFNIDHEGKDSYRHKKAGAHLTVVSSPHQLALVSDVDHDHTFEEIRDTFIHDADIILTEGFKVNDYPKIEVFRSELKRELISAKEDNLMAVASDVKLDVDVPCLDLNNPKAVADFIEINFLK, from the coding sequence ATGACTATACCTATCGTATCCATTGTCGGTAAGTCCAATTCCGGAAAGACGACTCTGCTGGAAAAAATAATTTCCGATCTGGTCGGCCGGGGCTATCGCGTGGCCACGATCAAGCACAACAAGCATGGTTTTAATATTGATCATGAAGGCAAGGACAGTTACCGGCATAAAAAGGCCGGAGCGCATCTGACTGTCGTTTCATCGCCGCATCAACTGGCGCTTGTTTCGGACGTGGATCATGATCATACCTTTGAGGAAATCCGGGACACATTTATTCACGATGCGGATATCATTCTCACCGAAGGGTTCAAGGTGAATGACTATCCGAAGATCGAAGTTTTCCGTTCCGAACTCAAGCGCGAACTGATCAGCGCCAAAGAAGATAATCTGATGGCTGTGGCCTCGGATGTAAAGCTGGACGTGGATGTTCCCTGTCTTGATCTCAATAATCCCAAAGCGGTTGCGGATTTTATCGAAATCAATTTTTTAAAATAG
- a CDS encoding ferritin, whose amino-acid sequence MNKNEYKKIISLAIEREVEAYTFYHAVADKAQDKAIKSIFNSLAEEEQMHKITLKEFLNEAPDTMHFSESADYKIVDALPTPPLTADLKPVEGLVIAIKNELEAMQMYTQLANASTDQAQKNTFLELASMERGHKNKLEDIYTNMAFPEVW is encoded by the coding sequence ATGAATAAAAATGAATACAAGAAGATCATTTCCCTTGCCATAGAGCGGGAAGTGGAAGCTTACACGTTTTACCATGCAGTGGCAGACAAGGCTCAGGATAAAGCTATTAAATCTATCTTCAACTCTCTTGCTGAAGAAGAGCAGATGCATAAAATTACGTTAAAAGAATTTTTAAATGAAGCTCCGGATACCATGCATTTTTCAGAATCAGCCGATTACAAAATCGTGGATGCGCTTCCCACGCCACCGCTCACGGCCGATCTTAAACCTGTCGAAGGCCTTGTTATTGCGATTAAAAACGAGCTGGAAGCGATGCAGATGTATACGCAACTGGCCAATGCCAGCACCGACCAGGCGCAGAAAAATACTTTTCTGGAACTTGCCTCCATGGAACGCGGACACAAGAACAAGCTTGAGGATATCTATACCAACATGGCTTTCCCCGAGGTCTGGTAG